TTTCAGGGGATTGCATCTCCTGATGAAGAATGCAGGCTAAAGGTACATGTACATCCAATTGTCTAAGTGAGTTGCCTAAAATGTTTGTCTCGTCTGCTCCGCATTTTCTGCCTGGATATGAGGGGTGTCGAATTTTGAATGCACATAATATTTGCCCACCGTGCGCCACCGAGATTGTTACTTATCTTTGTGCACATATGTGTGATATCTCAGGGCCAGATCTTTtgggggaagaggatctgtTTTGTTCAACTGAAGAATTGCATTCAACATTCACGCAATttaattgaaatcatttcttttattCCAGCGCCGGGCCCTTTTTGCCAAACGAATGCGCCGGTGCATTACGTGCAACAGTATTAGCGTAAGAGATGGTCTCCGCGAAAGTAAGGCACGCGTTAAAATTTCAGTTTATTCCACTTGAGGAGATTTGCAGTCATTAGCAAGTCGTTAGGGCATTTAACGTGTTGATATAATGTGTTCTAATGACTTAATTACTGGAGACGGATTTCGCGATTTCTTTGCTTTTATTCATATTTCCTTAAGACAGCGACATTGGTATACTCGTTGATATCAGAATGAATCTAAGATAAAAGTCTGGATTCTCAGCTGCATGAATTTGATGTGTTTAGTCAGGGTAAACAAGAGGTCAAAGCCTGCGAGTAAATTGCACAGTTCGAGATaagggggtgggtgggtgaacTTCACATGAAGGTACATCCTAAATGGCACATAAGAACAATGCGAAGGCCAATATGTCTTTAAATTAGCTAATGACGGGATAAAACATGATGCGAGTCATACGTGAGgaacttgaagaagaatgaCAATTTTCAGAACTGAATCGCTGCTGATGACACAGGAACTAAGGTTTTTCAATTGGAGCTAATGCGTTGTCGTGTGAATACTCGAGAGAAGAAAGGCAGCAACTGCAGCAACTGTAGCAACTGGAACAACTGCAACAACGGCAACCCTAGAGGGTGGTCTTGAGCGATTTcatctttggcttttttgctAGCTGCTCGATGAGATTTGAAGAGACTTTGGCACAGCCGTAGAGATCTATACTTTCCAAGTCGTTCAGGTGCTCGATCACCTCCTTTATGGACTTGTCCGAGAGATCCTTGCATTGACCCAGCAACAATTGTCTCAGGCCTTTGACGTTCTCGATTAGCTTCAGGACGCCTCGGTCCGTGATGGGACAATTCGAAAGGTTGAGTTGGGTCAACTTGGTCATGCCCAAAGCAATGTTGCGAAGGCCAACGTCGGTCACGTTCGGACAGAATGACACGTCCATGTGGCGTACGTTGAGGCCATGCTCGGTCAAGTAGGCCAGTCCAATATCAGTGATGTTATCACAAGAGCGAAGGATCATCGTCTCCAAGCAAGTCATACCAGCAAACGACTTCAGACCCGTATCGGTGACACTCGGACAAAAGGAGAGATTGATACTCTTCAATTTGGGAAGGCCTTTGGAAATACTTCTCAGGGCATCGTCCGTGACCCGCTGGCAGTCTTGGAGAGTGAGCTCCTCCAGCTCTTGGGCGTAGTTGTTGCGTGTTTTGTCGTGAGCACCGGTAAGATATTGGACGCCGTAGTCGGATATGGCTCGGCACGAGCGGACATTCAGGCGACGAATGTTCTTGAGAGACCAGGCGATGATGAGCAGACCCATGTTTGAGACTTTGGAGCATCCGGCCAAGTTGAGCTCTTGTAGTTGAATACAATGCTGTGAGATCATTGTCACTGATTTGTCCGTGATCTCCTTGCAGTTGCTGAGGTTCAACGACTTGAGGTAAGGCACATCCTTCTTCAAGGCCGCCTCAACCGTGACGTCCAATAAATTGTAGCAACCAGACAGGTTGAGACTGGTCATGTGAGGCATCCCGTTGAAAAGGTCTTTGAGATTTCTTTTTAAGCTGTAGACTTGGACGTCAGTGAGCCCTCGTTTCGACAGAGATGAAACAGTGGAGGCATTGTATCGCTTCAGGTGAATTTTGGGTAAGGTACCCTTCCAGATCGATCGATCATTTCCAAATACCCTCCATCTACGACAAACCTGGGAAAAAAGAGAACGGAGAGCCTGCATTAGAACAATTACAAGAAGACGAGACATTGgccgattcaaatttgaacccaaatgACCAACACCCACAGATGACGACGATCTGAACGAGCCATCATTTGTGGTCAGGGAAAGCGCAAGAGAGGATACTGTATGTTCCGGCAGATCGGttttaaaataaatgaattggcaGCACCATCCTAGCACATAGGGTCCTTACCTTGGAAGCACTGCCTCTCGACGAGACGTCCAAATGCTTGAATATTTGGAGCATGATCTCTGGAAAGAGATGATGAATTTGGGTTTGCCCCGCAGTCTCGTCATCCAGAGGGTTGGGACTGCCCGGACTTGACTTGTCCTCGATAGCATTTAGGCTCTCCTCCGGACTAGCCAATTGTTGGTCGACGGAATTCCGCTTCCTGGAACGGAGGTTCCTCGAGAGTACAGACTCCAGCTCGCCTTTGGAGGCCTGTTCGGAGGCATGGTCGGCATGGGGCCTAAACGTGATCTGACCGGATTTGGGCCCCGCCGCCGATCCGGACCCACTCGTGATTTGCGTCATTGACGAGGTCTGTGGCGCAGGTACGAGGTCCATTCTTTGACGTTTGACACGTGTCGGTTCCACCTCCAATGAATGCTGTTGGAGTGCCATCATGGCGTTGGCGTACACGTTCCACTGAATGTAGTTCACCATAACTTGGTCGTTTTCACTGATGACCGGCCCTTGGAAGTCGTTCAATTCTAGCTTTCGTTTCTTCGAAGGACTCACTTTGGGTGATGTGCTCTCCATCGTCTTGATTAAAATTCAGGACAGAGACGGGACACGGAAAAAAGGATCCGTTGGGATCTCGTGCAACACTTCAACTGACGGTTGGAGCAAACATCACTGACCCAATGCCGCTGCCTCGGCGCAAGAACGAGAATGTGCACGAAGAAGAACGCTCGGGCTCAGACTCTCCAAGACGCTCACTGAGCATTGAGGGCGCGGACTCGGGAGTGGGTGAACGAAGAAGACCTGGAGGAGGACaacgaacaagaagaagaagaagaagagaaggaggcggaggaggagtaggaacaagaagaagaagaagaagccatcGCGCGTCTCTACTAGCCACGTCCCACGTCCTCGAGGTAAAAGAATATCGCATATTCTCTCCTTCATGATATCCCACAGCTATCGCCTAGGGTGAGACCGAGTGTTGGTCGTGGCATTCGAGGTGGTGGAGCCGTAGATCTTCATCGTCGCCGAGAATCGGGGCCATCTCCCAACGCCGATGAAGCTCGGTACCAGATGACAGGGCCAGGATGATCACCGAGTCTCCTACTACTCTTTCCAACACTGGACATTGGCTGGACATTGGCCATGAGGTCTTCCTGGAGTTTTCCTAAGGtgaaaggaggagaagaagtgAAGAAGGTGAATACCATTCAAGTCCACCATCGGTCCTCACTCCATTCCCTGAGTCCAGAAGAAAACGGACAAGACAAACGGGACTTACGGAGACGAAGGAGGGGGTCGATCGAGGAGAGCGTAAAGCAGGAGAGAGAGGAAATGTAGATGGTTGCTTTGAATTCCCTGGGGATTGAAAATCATCCgccaaaaatacatgattCCTTGGTCAGACATGAGAACACGgttgattttgcaaaaactACATATTGCACATTGGCAGAAGACGGGTACCTCATGGCTCCTGCCTCTTTGAGCCATGCCTTATTTTTCAAGCAGAAGAACAAGTGGCTCGGCTCAGATTTCCATGAAGATTGTCAAATTTTGCATGCCTTTTGTGGCTTGACGAAAAAACACACAAACTTTTTGCAAAGGTGTCCATAATAGCATGATTCGAGGTGGCTTTTGGcttcttgtcttttttgcaTCTCAAGTTAGTTTCAACAATTTACACGGCCAAAGAGCACTCACACTCTTGCTAGGTGAGGTAGTGAAAATGCCTCCTACCACGATTTGAATTTTCCGGCCTTCCTCTCAACGCTCTCAACGATCCCAAATGGGCATCTTTCATTTGAACCTTCAATACATCGACCACATGGGGCTTCGTTCATATAACATTGAAATTGCCGTAGATAAATCAGGTGCGTGCAATTGTACAGTGATGTACATCGTATCAAAGAGGAAGAGTGTTCAAGTTCTCTAGGGTCCCACATTGAAAGAAAGGGACACCTGCATCAGACACAGGAAGGATGTCAATCAGTCCTTAAATCATCAGATAGACGAGCATAGCCTTAAGATGGTATGTGTAGAATCAACCTGAGTGTGATCTTGAGGCCTAAGGGGGCGTTTGTGCTCTAGTAGTTCCTCGTTTTTAAACAAATTCCGAGCCTACTCTTGTCTAGAGCTCAGATAACCAATCGCGACGGAAAATCTCGCATGTGGAAGTGGTCTTGTGAGAGTCTAAGGAATATAaacacaaccaccaccactagtAGAACTCCCACCGCAGCGCACCTACGACTACGACGAAGGCCCCCCCCCCATCTCATCTGATCAAGTCAAAATGTGCCCCTACATTCCAACCTCATGCATTTGGACTTGACGTACGTGATCCCGACCAAACGCATCATCATGTTCTATGTCTTAAAATAAACTCACATTGACCATGAATTGACCATTCTTCCCTTCAAAACTATGTTTCTGTGACAGTGAggctccccccccccccaaaaaaaaaagtatcgcCCTACTTTTTTTCCCAATGGAGCTTTCGTTGGTCGGGAAGTTGTCCGTGGTTCTTGAGTTGGAATTGAAACTAAGCAAGTGGAAGCGAGAGTGGACATGTGAAGGTGGTTGTCGAGACAGCCAAGACTGGACATTCAGATACAGAATGAAACCCGAGACACTTCAAAGTGTCATGCAGgtatttggaaaataaattcCCAGAATGATCGTCACTGTGGAGTCGGAATACAATGAAATGCTCATATATAGTGAACTTGAGCTTGATCATTAGGTTGAAGTTTCAATAGATGTTCTTTTCCAGCGAGAAACCTACCTTGAACAATTTCATACCGACTTCGGTCCCTCAGTGGTATTTCCAGTTTCAAATCGATTGTCTTGAGTTGAGAGCTCTTTTTGCAGTGGttttaaatttgaaaccatGCCTCGGTGAGCAATGCTCATGGCAAGATCGAGCTGGCTTGGAACTCGATGCTTTGGTCGATGGGGTTTGTCAACCAGATTCATTCTCATGCGATCACATGTCGGAAAGGATTTGACCATGCTCTGCGTTTGTGACTTGAGGAATGACTTTTTGTTACAAGTGTATGCCTCAGAAGTCTTCTGCGTCTCTCTTCCTTCGCCAAGAGGGGGTCCATGTTACCCGATATGATGAAAGTGAGGTCTAGGCAAATGATTCATTCCCATCAAAATTTGTCAGTATAAATTTTGGAACTGGAGGGGAACGGAACCTCTCTGGTCGTTCCTCTTCGTTCCTCTCCGTTCCTTCCCCTCTTTTCTGGCCTCTCCTCCCTTTCTTTCTGTGTCTCTCGGtcgctctttctctccttcaaGTTTATTTTCTCCCCCTTCTTTCGgtctctcttcttcctcctggTCTCTCTTGTTTTGccttctactttttcattttccccttTGGCCTCGATCCACCCAAGAGAAAACAGGGAGAGATCTGAACTTCCACCGATCACACCGTTCCATGTAAGATTGGACACTTTAGCCATTTCGCAGATGGTGGTCGAGACACATCTTAAGCTCAATGGCCCAATGGAATATGGAACATGAATATCAAGCCCTTGAACTACTGTCAATGATTAAAAAGAGACTATCGGAAATGCTAGGGATGGACGTTCAATGTGCGCAAGAGTCACCTCGgaaaattatttcattttatccaGGATCGGCTCTTTCACTTATGTGTGAATGCCATTGGTGTTggtgctgttgctgttgctatCGATGATGGAGCGAGTAGCTGGTCCCACTCGTTTCTTCGAGGTTTCGGATATCAGTTGTGAAACACTCGTTCTCTACACGTTGCAATTGGTACAGGATGAGCCTTGAGAACCGCCTAGTCTGAGCGTCCATACTGTGTCATCTGTTCTGTCACAGGATCCGTGGATGGACACTCTACCGTGGAGAGTTGTTCGTTCCTTCGCTCGCTTTTCCTGGTGTGTCCATTTTAAGCCGAAGCTCTGAATCAATATTTGAGACGTTACCATTAACCTGGAGAATGACGATGTTGAGCTCTGATGATCCAGCCCACATTTTCTGGCGTGTCATCAAATCCTGATAGGACTGTTGGTATTGAAATAAGTATTGGAGAAAGAAATGTTGTGCTTGACCTGACGAAGTTGGCTTAAGAGTGGAGTGGAATGAATATTGGAGAATATATGACTTTATCTCCCTGGACCCTCGCTCTCACTCTGTCTCTCCTCTTGGATCCGATATTGAGAGACTTATCAAGGCAATGAacttattttcttgtttgccaagaaatgaaaacttcTTCCCTCGAAACATCATATTTGTTTCCTTGCCTCTCCATAATGAATGCTTGGAACGACGGTCCGTTCCCTTTGTACTACAGACCCACTCACACAAACATTATCTGGAGGTCCTTGTCGATCCCTCAATGTGTACTGAACTTAAAACTGGCCTCATTCATCAATATTGCAGTGCTATTTCTCCTCCTAGACCGCCTCTCTCCTCATCGAGGTCCTCGTCTTCGTTAGGTTGGTTCATACTCCCAAAATTCCAAAGTTCCCTcgattctctctctctctctctttctttctccgtctcgttggttcgttcctttttctcgTCGTCGCTggtttggttgttttttcttttcgattCTGACAAGTTCAGGAGTTCTTCATGCCCGAATCAGTACCAGCCAGCAGATCCCTTCTCCCATTGCTCTGAGATCACCGTTGGTTGCCACACCACACGGTTGTTGGTCCTTTTGGCCAACATGAGTAGTAACATCCAGAGAATCTCTCGATCGAACGAGCAGAATGCGTGGAACCAAGAAGCGCTGAGGCAAATTCTGGAAAACTCACAAAgacctttttcttcaaaatgcgAGCGAAAAGATgcgaacgaaagaaagagttggactttttttcttaaattctATATATTGCAGGGGTGATTGTTGTGGCAGTAGTAGAAGTAGCATAATGCTGTTTTATGATTTTTCTGGATCGCCAAAGTCTCGCGTTCCTCCCTGGTGTTTCCCAGTGCCAGATCACGAGCCATCTCTCACCCATGTACATACACACTCTGTGCGAGTACCCCCTGTCCGTGGAGTACGTAGGGAAGTAGTAGTCGACGTAGGAGACCCACTACTCCTCTGTCGGACTCCCTACGATgtaccaccaccgccaccaccacctcgACTATCACACTCCACCACAGAGCGGACTCTGTAGACTCTGTGGACTCTGTGGAGGGACGGGTGGCTCCACACTGGTCTTCTTGTCTCCCCCTACTCGTTCgttcttcgccttcttctcctcctctttgcACATACACAAGCCTCCCGCTGTTTCAACGCGGTTGGAGCCGTCCAGAGGAAGTCGGtcttcctccttcttgttcttctggACCATCCAAGGCATACCCAGGGTGGCGGGATTCCTCGAAAATGTACTTCATTGTGCCAAGGCGCTAGAACTAATTCTCTTACGTGACGTTCTGATTACTCACTGACTTGTCGTTTGGCATGGACGCAAGGCGAACGATATCTGATTTTTCGTAAAGTTAAATGATAAACTACCAAATCATTTGCTCCATATTGGAAGCAGCGTTGAACGTCGCCAGATTTATGTTCAAAATGAGAGCGTCACGTTGGATGGAACGGAGTCTACGGACCCAAGTCCACACCGCAAAGTCTTCCTCACGTACTCTCAAGTCATGCTAGACAGAGATGACGGGGAAGAGGCAAGCAAGCCACCGTTTGCGATATCAGCATGCATGTTACAAATTTTTTTCAGTTGCGCCGAGTCCCTCCGCAAGAGAACAAGCGgcagaaaatgaacaaaatgtgACCGGGAGTTGTTGCGACTTGTGCGTGAAACTTTGTGAtcccaattttcaacattcacGTGTTTAAACCTAACAGAAAGATACATTCAGATATGTTAGCAGACTTGTCCGGAACCAGTGGCGTGTTGCCCATGGCATGGCCACATCTCCTGGGCTTGGACATGACCACTGTGGTATGCAGTTGGTACGGTTTCACCAACTACTACCAACAACATCTTTTGCCCATGGACTTTGAACAGCCCAAAGCCAAACGACGCAAACTGGACATTGGTGCGACTGGTTCGAGCTCCGCTCATCTTAGTGCCAGCAATAGTGCTTCAGAGGTCACGCGGTTAAAGCGCCGAGGTCAGGTCACGTTCAAGCCCTACAATGACACTTCTGACCACGGGTCACTGCTCCTCCACGGACGGAGACGTGGGTCATCGGTGCTCGGGGAGTGCCCCAATGAGCTGAGTCGGGGCGGTGCTTTGAAGCGCAAACACGGCGAGGCCATTTCGGTGGACCCTCGGCGCGGGGAAAACGCCAAGGATTGGGCGCACAACAAGAAATGCCAGGAGGCGGAACTCCCCAAGGGGACCACTATTGGCAACCTGTTCCCAGAGATTCTCTCCAATATCTTCCAATACGTGGATGTCAAGACCAAAGGTCGTTGCGCACGGGTAAGTCAAGTCACCGCAAATGAATCCCACTCATGGAGGGATCCATTCAGGATTGCAGGATTACTAGCTGTTACATGGTACATGTCGACCTGA
This DNA window, taken from Tigriopus californicus strain San Diego chromosome 9, Tcal_SD_v2.1, whole genome shotgun sequence, encodes the following:
- the LOC131886564 gene encoding F-box/LRR-repeat protein 14-like, which produces MESTSPKVSPSKKRKLELNDFQGPVISENDQVMVNYIQWNVYANAMMALQQHSLEVEPTRVKRQRMDLVPAPQTSSMTQITSGSGSAAGPKSGQITFRPHADHASEQASKGELESVLSRNLRSRKRNSVDQQLASPEESLNAIEDKSSPGSPNPLDDETAGQTQIHHLFPEIMLQIFKHLDVSSRGSASKVCRRWRVFGNDRSIWKGTLPKIHLKRYNASTVSSLSKRGLTDVQVYSLKRNLKDLFNGMPHMTSLNLSGCYNLLDVTVEAALKKDVPYLKSLNLSNCKEITDKSVTMISQHCIQLQELNLAGCSKVSNMGLLIIAWSLKNIRRLNVRSCRAISDYGVQYLTGAHDKTRNNYAQELEELTLQDCQRVTDDALRSISKGLPKLKSINLSFCPSVTDTGLKSFAGMTCLETMILRSCDNITDIGLAYLTEHGLNVRHMDVSFCPNVTDVGLRNIALGMTKLTQLNLSNCPITDRGVLKLIENVKGLRQLLLGQCKDLSDKSIKEVIEHLNDLESIDLYGCAKVSSNLIEQLAKKPKMKSLKTTL